A genome region from Triticum aestivum cultivar Chinese Spring chromosome 2B, IWGSC CS RefSeq v2.1, whole genome shotgun sequence includes the following:
- the LOC123047583 gene encoding protein NRT1/ PTR FAMILY 5.10 — protein MRPYAGCLSVRALTACQPASRERKKNHPRAEERGREMSAMADAEAPFLLHAEDDEAAPLAGVSDFRGRPVRRAGSGGWRSALFVCVVEIAGSFAYFGVSANLITYLTGPLGHSNAAAAAAVNAWSGTACLMPLLGAFVADSWLGRYRSIIVACTLYVLGYGMMTLVTTLQTQRSSPAGDTHSSSGPSSMQVALFYASLYLIPLAQGSDKPCGLAFAADQFDADHPKERASRSSLFNWWYFSMAIGISVAVAVVSYIQENVGWGIGFGMLCAIMLCAFAVFLSGTPTYRLYAPTPGAESPFARLGRSLVALMKSSSLFRTKGCQDEEVAAKSEEARGVLRLLPIWAACLAYGVAYAQIMTLFNKQGRTLDRRVFGGLELPPAALQTLGPASILLFVPIYDRLLVPALGRATGKPSGLTLLQRVGVGMVVSMGAVIVAALVEGRRLETAREHGLVDDAGATVPMSWAWLVPQYAMMGVADVLTVVGLQEFFYDQMPRELRSLGLALYFSVMGIGGFISSALISFIDRVTRSGGGDGWFADNLNRAHLDYFYWLLAALSAAELVLFVWLASSYTYNNNNHKRLQK, from the exons ATGCGCCCATATGCCGGCTGTCTCTCCGTGCGCGCGTTGACAGCCTGCCAGCCAGCGAGCCGAGAGAGGAAAAAAAATCATCCGAGAGCAGAGGAGAGGGGCAGAGAGATgtcggccatggcggacgcggaggcTCCCTTCCTGCTGCACGCTGAAGACGACGAGGCGGCGCCGCTCGCCGGCGTCTCCGACTTCCGCGGCCGCCCCGTGCGCCGCGCCGGGTCCGGCGGCTGGCGCTCCGCCCTCTTCGTCTGCG TGGTGGAGATCGCGGGCAGCTTCGCCTACTTCGGCGTGTCGGCCAACCTGATCACGTACCTGACGGGGCCGCTGGGCCACTCCAACGCCGCCGCGGCAGCCGCCGTGAACGCCTGGTCGGGGACGGCCTGCCTCATGCCGCTGCTGGGCGCCTTCGTCGCCGACTCGTGGCTCGGCCGCTACCGTTCAATCATCGTCGCCTGCACCCTCTACGTCCTG GGATATGGCATGATGACTCTAGTCACCACGCTCCAGACGCAGCGGTCATCGCCGGCCGGCGACACTCATTCCTCTTCCGGCCCTTCGTCGATGCAGGTGGCCCTCTTCTACGCCTCGCTCTACCTCATTCCTCTCGCACAGGGATCCGACAAGCCATGCGGCCTAGCCTTCGCCGCTGACCAGTTCGATGCCGACCACCCCAAAGAGCGTGCGTCCCGCAGCTCCCTGTTCAACTGGTGGTACTTCTCGATGGCCATCGGCATCTCTGTCGCCGTCGCTGTCGTCAGCTACATCCAGGAGAACGTCGGCTGGGGGATCGGCTTCGGCATGCTATGTGCCATCATGTTATGCGCCTTCGCTGTCTTCCTCTCCGGCACACCCACCTACCGCCTCTATGCACCCACCCCGGGCGCCGAGAGCCCCTTCGCCCGCCTCGGTCGCAGCCTCGTGGCGCTCATGAAGAGCTCGAGCTTATTTCGTACAAAAGGATGCCAAGACGAAGAAGTCGCGGCCAAGTCAGAGGAGGCGCGCGGCGTGCTGCGACTGCTACCTATCTGGGCGGCGTGCCTGGCATACGGTGTGGCATACGCGCAGATCATGACGCTCTTCAACAAGCAGGGCCGCACCCTAGACCGGCGCGTCTTCGGCGGCCTGGAGCTACCCCCGGCGGCGCTTCAGACGCTAGGGCCAGCAAGCATCCTGTTGTTCGTCCCCATCTACGACCGCCTGCTGGTGCCGGCACTGGGGCGCGCGACGGGCAAGCCGTCGGGGCTGACTCTTCTGCAGCGCGTGGGCGTGGGCATGGTGGTGTCGATGGGCGCGGTGATCGTGGCAGCACTGGTGGAGGGCCGGCGGCTGGAGACGGCGCGTGAGCACGGGCTGGTGGACGACGCCGGCGCGACGGTGCCGATGAGCTGGGCGTGGCTGGTGCCGCAGTACGCGATGATGGGCGTGGCGGACGTGCTGACGGTGGTGGGCCTGCAAGAGTTCTTCTACGACCAGATGCCCCGCGAGCTGCGCAGCCTCGGCCTGGCGCTCTACTTCAGCGTCATGGGCATCGGCGGGTTCATCAGCAGTgccctcatctccttcatcgaCCGTGTCACCAggagcggcggcggggacggctggTTTGCTGACAACCTGAACCGCGCCCACCTCGACTACTTTTACTGGTTGCTCGCAGCGCTCTCGGCAGCTGAGCTCGTGCTCTTCGTGTGGCTCGCCAGCTCCTAcacctacaacaacaacaaccacaagaggCTTCAGAAATGA